A stretch of Mycobacterium sp. ITM-2016-00316 DNA encodes these proteins:
- a CDS encoding acyl carrier protein yields the protein MEMSQPEAVNPELLAILRDDLNIDVSRVSRDSRLVDDVGMDSVAFAVGMVAIEDRLGAALSEEDLLSCETLGDLEKVVLAKLPADQANS from the coding sequence ATGGAAATGTCACAGCCCGAAGCGGTCAATCCGGAGCTCTTGGCCATCCTGCGCGACGATCTCAACATCGACGTCAGCCGGGTGTCGCGGGACTCCCGACTGGTCGACGATGTCGGCATGGATTCGGTGGCCTTCGCCGTCGGCATGGTCGCCATCGAGGATCGCCTGGGCGCCGCGCTGTCAGAGGAAGATCTGCTCAGCTGCGAGACCCTCGGCGACCTGGAAAAGGTGGTCCTGGCCAAACTGCCCGCGGATCAGGCGAACTCGTGA
- a CDS encoding DUF190 domain-containing protein: MSAELLKLTAYFGERLRGDRGFAADELLDLIGTEQVADSVVLRGIGGFGPSHQLRTDRSLSASEDLPVALVAVDTADRIAGLAPTVVAGIARGIVTLERAGTGVDGSGAAKLTLYIGRQTRIGGRPAYREICAVLHELGFAGAAVFLGVDGTEHGARRRARFFSANTEVPVMIVGSGTDGQVTAALPRLRELLPAAAMTVERLQICKRDGRLLDRPATLPAADADGVPLWQKLTIHTSEGTRHHGVPIHRAIVDVLRARQAGGGATVLRGIWGFHGDHAPHGDRLLQLGREVPVTTVVVDTPARIAACFDLIDPLTAVHGLITSEVVPALVSIDGGVTKGDTRLARPSP, encoded by the coding sequence GTGAGTGCCGAACTGCTGAAGCTGACCGCGTACTTCGGTGAGCGGCTGCGCGGTGATCGCGGGTTCGCCGCCGATGAACTGCTCGATCTGATCGGCACCGAGCAGGTGGCCGACAGCGTGGTGCTGCGCGGCATCGGCGGATTCGGGCCCAGCCATCAGCTGCGCACCGACCGTTCGCTGTCGGCGTCCGAGGATCTGCCGGTGGCGCTGGTCGCGGTGGACACCGCCGATCGCATCGCCGGCCTCGCGCCCACCGTGGTGGCCGGTATCGCGCGCGGCATCGTCACCCTGGAACGGGCCGGGACCGGCGTCGACGGTTCGGGCGCGGCAAAGCTCACGCTGTACATCGGGCGTCAGACCCGGATCGGCGGCCGGCCGGCGTACCGGGAGATCTGCGCGGTGTTGCACGAGCTCGGATTCGCGGGCGCGGCAGTCTTTCTCGGGGTCGACGGTACCGAGCACGGCGCGCGCCGGCGAGCCCGGTTCTTCAGCGCCAACACCGAGGTGCCGGTGATGATCGTCGGGTCGGGCACCGACGGACAGGTGACGGCGGCGTTGCCGCGCCTGCGTGAACTGCTGCCCGCCGCGGCGATGACGGTGGAGCGACTCCAGATCTGCAAGCGCGACGGACGGCTGCTGGACCGGCCGGCGACCCTGCCCGCCGCCGACGCCGACGGCGTGCCGCTGTGGCAGAAACTCACCATCCACACCTCCGAGGGCACCCGGCACCACGGGGTGCCCATCCATCGCGCGATCGTCGACGTGCTGCGGGCTCGACAGGCCGGCGGCGGCGCCACCGTGCTGCGTGGAATCTGGGGCTTCCACGGCGATCACGCGCCGCACGGCGACAGACTGCTCCAACTCGGACGTGAGGTCCCCGTCACAACCGTGGTCGTGGACACCCCGGCCCGGATTGCTGCGTGTTTCGACCTGATCGACCCGCTGACCGCGGTTCATGGCCTGATCACCAGTGAAGTTGTGCCCGCACTGGTCTCGATTGACGGGGGCGTCACAAAGGGCGACACGAGACTCGCCCGCCCGTCGCCCTGA
- the crcB gene encoding fluoride efflux transporter CrcB: MLLGGVGAVCRLLVDRAVSSRVTVAGGFPVGTLAVNVSGAWLLGFVGALTISPHVALLAGTAFVGAYTTFSTWMLETQRLGEERRGRIAVANIVLSVALGLAAAWLGQLIGRAL; this comes from the coding sequence ATGCTGCTCGGCGGGGTCGGCGCGGTGTGCCGGTTGCTGGTCGACCGGGCGGTGTCGTCCCGGGTCACGGTCGCCGGCGGTTTCCCGGTGGGCACCCTCGCGGTGAATGTCAGCGGCGCCTGGCTGCTGGGTTTTGTCGGCGCGTTGACCATCAGCCCGCACGTGGCACTGCTGGCCGGCACCGCGTTTGTCGGCGCCTATACGACGTTCTCCACCTGGATGCTGGAAACCCAGCGGCTCGGTGAGGAACGCCGGGGACGGATCGCGGTGGCCAATATCGTGCTCAGCGTCGCGCTGGGACTGGCGGCGGCCTGGCTGGGCCAGCTGATCGGACGGGCACTGTGA
- the crcB gene encoding fluoride efflux transporter CrcB — protein sequence MAITDRREVAAVFLGGALGTLARAALSHVLAVPPGHWPWATFIVNIVGAALLGYFTTRLLERLPASGYRRPLLGTGLCGGLTTFSTMQVEVLVMLEHGHHALAAGYTVVSIGLGLLAAQVMTALVRRVRVR from the coding sequence GTGGCGATCACCGACCGGCGGGAAGTGGCTGCGGTGTTTCTCGGCGGCGCGCTGGGGACGCTGGCGCGCGCCGCGCTCAGCCATGTCCTCGCGGTGCCGCCGGGGCACTGGCCGTGGGCGACGTTCATCGTCAACATCGTCGGGGCCGCGCTGCTCGGGTACTTCACCACCCGGCTGCTGGAACGGCTGCCCGCATCGGGGTACCGCCGTCCGCTGTTGGGCACCGGGTTGTGCGGCGGGCTGACGACGTTCTCCACCATGCAGGTCGAGGTGCTGGTGATGCTGGAGCACGGTCACCACGCGCTGGCCGCCGGCTACACCGTGGTCAGCATCGGACTGGGCCTGCTGGCGGCGCAGGTGATGACCGCGTTGGTCCGACGGGTGCGTGTCCGGTGA
- a CDS encoding BTAD domain-containing putative transcriptional regulator, which produces MTAQDLLPVRISVLGPVRAWVGGDPVDLAGPKQRSVLVRLVLAHGEVVSVDRLIEDLWAGEPPPKALAALQAYISHLRRVLEPGRERRAAARVIVSAAPGYCLRLPDEAVDVWSLEARIAAAEHNNDPVERAPLLEDVVAAWTGDPYGEVRDALWAAPEVARLAQLRLSVTEAHAAAQSALGQHGVVARVLEPHVRDHPDREAAACLLAVARYRCGHQAAALDVLRRTTAYLTEELGLEPGRALRDLERDILRHADHLDPIALAPAPVSPPHDAPQASPTRGRADELAAIDAAAATAVRGGLRVVWIGGEAGAGKTTVVDAAAARLRDAGWTVVAGRSPEVDGAPPGWAWTEVLETFAATLPPRQAGALAPLLHDGRATAEGSAFWIAHALAEVLGQAAERTPLLIVLDDLHRTDGLTLELLRLTADRLGSGRVLVIGTYRPSESGAELGQARAALANHTAAHLTLSGLDDAALTALAIDCGLPAVTRETLRLLRDRTGGNPLFVRELARLMVAEGVDAAHGRIPAGVGDVVRRRLARLPPQTATALRQAAVLGREVDITLLGELARSDDDELLDALEPAVLAGLLDEPVPGRIRFAHNLIRDTLYEDTSVLRRSRLHAAALDLLRPRGADAASLAYHAVAAATADTAAEAAVLVIQAAREADAVGAPVEAARQWRAAVRMFELAGADRSAVVPARCGLIAALAQAGDAIGSREELHHTMVAVGSHDVLAVQALTASDSPLVWRVRDGDLIDHAIVDPLRRVLNREQAPQVRARLLLTLFTELEGVEHDSALAAGEEALALARAVHAQDPAGNQRLLCAALNVRAFSCLGPDLAHERESVVAELLSVAEACDAIDYQAVAHWFAFLDASGRSDLAGAAAHADQAVARAGTGQLGFLLGVLDAFGAQLAVLAGRADEGERAYIAVSAKLAEYGVANGAHIGIVGRVSANLVRGSLAPMADDLVAVHRFVSRIIADGAAIALHQAGRTQEAQQIWAQRVPIERSFYFVAMATLRAHAAVAMGDLAVATATAAELLPYSGRFAGLDNGTLLTGPVDAALAAVAEATGDAAGAARYRRAAAELTERLRAAAQALID; this is translated from the coding sequence ATGACGGCGCAGGATCTCCTCCCGGTGCGGATCTCCGTACTAGGACCGGTCCGGGCGTGGGTGGGTGGTGACCCGGTCGATCTGGCCGGACCCAAACAGCGGTCGGTGCTCGTCCGGCTGGTCCTGGCGCACGGCGAGGTGGTGTCCGTCGACCGGCTGATCGAGGACCTGTGGGCCGGGGAACCGCCGCCGAAGGCGCTGGCGGCGCTGCAGGCCTACATCTCGCATCTGCGCCGGGTCCTCGAACCCGGCCGTGAACGTCGCGCCGCGGCCCGGGTGATCGTCAGTGCCGCCCCCGGGTACTGCCTGCGGCTACCCGACGAAGCCGTCGACGTGTGGTCGCTGGAAGCCAGGATCGCCGCGGCCGAACACAACAACGATCCCGTGGAGCGGGCGCCGCTGCTGGAGGATGTGGTCGCCGCGTGGACCGGTGATCCCTACGGCGAGGTCCGCGACGCGCTGTGGGCGGCCCCCGAGGTGGCTCGGCTGGCCCAGCTGCGGCTGTCCGTCACCGAGGCCCACGCCGCGGCCCAGTCCGCCCTCGGACAGCACGGTGTGGTGGCCCGGGTGCTGGAACCGCATGTGCGCGATCACCCGGACCGCGAGGCGGCCGCCTGCCTACTGGCGGTCGCCCGGTACCGCTGCGGTCATCAGGCCGCGGCCCTGGACGTGCTGCGCCGCACCACCGCCTACCTCACCGAGGAGCTCGGCCTGGAACCCGGTCGGGCGCTGCGGGATCTGGAACGCGACATCCTGCGCCACGCCGATCACCTGGATCCCATCGCACTCGCGCCGGCGCCGGTGTCGCCGCCCCATGACGCCCCGCAGGCCAGCCCCACCCGCGGCCGCGCCGATGAACTGGCCGCCATCGACGCAGCCGCGGCCACCGCGGTGCGCGGTGGGTTGCGGGTGGTGTGGATCGGCGGTGAGGCCGGTGCGGGCAAGACCACCGTCGTCGACGCGGCGGCGGCCCGGCTGCGCGACGCCGGTTGGACGGTCGTTGCCGGGCGCAGCCCCGAGGTCGACGGCGCGCCACCCGGGTGGGCGTGGACCGAGGTGCTCGAAACCTTCGCCGCCACACTGCCGCCGCGACAGGCCGGTGCGCTGGCGCCGCTGCTGCACGACGGCCGGGCAACCGCGGAGGGCTCCGCGTTCTGGATCGCGCATGCGCTGGCCGAGGTGCTCGGGCAGGCGGCCGAGCGGACACCACTGCTCATCGTGCTCGACGACCTGCACCGCACCGACGGTCTGACACTGGAGTTGCTGCGGCTGACCGCAGACCGTCTCGGTTCGGGGCGGGTGCTCGTCATCGGCACCTACCGGCCCTCGGAATCCGGTGCCGAGCTGGGCCAGGCCCGGGCCGCGCTGGCCAATCACACCGCGGCGCACCTGACGCTGTCCGGTCTGGACGATGCGGCGCTGACCGCGTTGGCCATCGACTGCGGGCTGCCCGCGGTCACCCGGGAAACGTTGCGGCTGTTGCGGGACCGCACCGGTGGCAACCCGCTGTTCGTCCGGGAACTGGCCCGGCTGATGGTCGCCGAAGGTGTCGACGCCGCCCACGGCAGGATTCCCGCCGGGGTCGGGGACGTGGTCCGCCGCCGGCTGGCCCGGCTGCCACCGCAGACCGCGACCGCGCTGCGCCAGGCGGCGGTGCTGGGACGCGAGGTCGATATCACCCTGCTGGGCGAGCTGGCCCGCAGCGATGACGACGAACTGCTCGATGCGCTGGAACCCGCGGTACTCGCCGGCCTGCTCGACGAACCGGTGCCCGGACGGATCAGATTTGCGCACAACCTCATCCGGGACACCCTCTACGAGGACACCTCGGTGCTGCGCCGGTCCCGGCTGCATGCCGCGGCGCTGGACCTGCTGCGGCCGCGCGGTGCCGACGCGGCCTCGCTGGCCTACCACGCCGTCGCGGCCGCCACCGCCGACACCGCCGCCGAGGCAGCGGTTCTCGTGATACAGGCGGCCAGGGAGGCCGACGCAGTCGGGGCGCCGGTGGAAGCCGCCCGGCAGTGGCGGGCCGCGGTGCGCATGTTCGAGCTGGCCGGCGCGGACCGCTCGGCGGTGGTACCCGCCCGGTGCGGTCTCATCGCCGCACTCGCCCAGGCCGGTGATGCGATCGGATCGCGGGAAGAGTTGCACCACACCATGGTTGCTGTCGGTTCCCACGACGTCTTGGCGGTGCAGGCGCTGACCGCCTCGGACAGCCCGCTGGTGTGGCGGGTCCGCGACGGCGACCTCATCGACCACGCCATCGTCGACCCGCTGCGGCGGGTGCTGAACCGTGAACAGGCCCCGCAGGTGCGTGCCCGGTTGCTGCTGACCCTGTTCACCGAACTGGAGGGTGTGGAACATGATTCGGCGCTGGCCGCCGGGGAGGAGGCGCTGGCACTGGCCCGGGCAGTGCATGCGCAGGATCCGGCCGGCAACCAGCGGCTGCTGTGTGCGGCGCTCAACGTGCGGGCCTTTTCCTGCCTTGGCCCCGACCTGGCCCACGAGCGGGAAAGCGTTGTCGCCGAGCTACTCTCGGTAGCCGAAGCCTGCGATGCCATCGACTATCAGGCGGTGGCACACTGGTTCGCGTTTCTGGACGCGTCCGGGCGCTCGGATCTGGCGGGTGCGGCCGCGCACGCCGACCAGGCGGTGGCGCGCGCCGGTACCGGCCAGCTCGGTTTCCTGCTGGGTGTGCTCGACGCCTTCGGTGCGCAGCTGGCCGTGCTGGCCGGCCGGGCCGACGAGGGGGAGCGGGCCTATATCGCCGTCTCGGCGAAGTTGGCCGAATACGGGGTGGCCAACGGGGCGCATATCGGCATCGTGGGCCGGGTGAGCGCCAACCTGGTGCGCGGCAGCCTCGCCCCGATGGCCGACGATCTGGTCGCCGTGCACCGCTTCGTGTCCCGCATCATCGCCGACGGCGCCGCGATCGCCCTGCATCAGGCGGGCAGAACCCAAGAGGCCCAGCAGATCTGGGCGCAGCGCGTCCCGATCGAGCGATCCTTCTACTTCGTCGCGATGGCGACCCTGCGGGCCCATGCGGCCGTCGCGATGGGCGATCTCGCCGTCGCGACCGCCACCGCGGCGGAGCTGCTGCCGTACTCCGGGCGGTTCGCCGGCCTCGACAACGGGACTCTGCTCACCGGCCCGGTGGACGCCGCGCTGGCCGCCGTCGCCGAGGCCACCGGCGATGCCGCGGGTGCCGCGCGCTACCGGCGGGCCGCGGCGGAGCTGACCGAACGGCTGCGCGCGGCCGCCCAAGCCTTGATCGACTGA
- a CDS encoding lysophospholipid acyltransferase family protein has protein sequence MTTNPRADRPSRMHAMQHAIFAVADAVAPLVDASRVYVDGLHTLPRDGRFLLVGNHTTAGWVEVVSIPYFVHRELGVRVRGLATRQLADMNGVLRDVLEAAGAVVGDPETGGQLMRQGETVLVFPGGGRDMLKFKSEEYQLHWEGRNGFARLAIAHDYPIIPVGLVGGDDVYGSFVERDGTWERMTRGLGERLHGVSGVGIPLIRGVGPTLVPRPQRMYLKFGSPIDTKRPANANAEEWEATVKMRSQTALEATLADLLAIRRNDPFRNLNPLAWRRAVRPGCTT, from the coding sequence ATGACCACGAATCCGCGTGCTGATCGACCGAGCCGAATGCACGCGATGCAGCACGCCATATTCGCGGTGGCAGATGCGGTCGCACCGCTGGTGGATGCGTCCCGGGTCTATGTCGACGGGCTGCACACCCTGCCGCGAGACGGCAGGTTCCTGCTGGTCGGAAACCACACGACCGCCGGCTGGGTCGAGGTTGTCTCGATTCCGTATTTCGTGCACCGCGAACTCGGCGTGCGCGTCCGAGGGCTCGCCACCCGTCAGCTTGCCGATATGAACGGAGTGCTTCGAGACGTGTTGGAGGCGGCCGGGGCGGTCGTCGGCGACCCCGAGACCGGGGGTCAACTGATGCGGCAGGGCGAGACGGTCCTGGTCTTCCCCGGGGGCGGCCGGGACATGCTCAAGTTCAAGTCCGAGGAGTACCAGTTGCATTGGGAGGGACGCAACGGATTCGCGCGGCTGGCCATCGCACACGACTACCCGATCATCCCCGTCGGACTGGTGGGCGGCGACGACGTCTACGGCAGCTTCGTCGAACGCGATGGCACCTGGGAACGGATGACCCGCGGCCTCGGTGAACGTCTGCACGGTGTCTCCGGCGTCGGGATCCCCCTCATTCGCGGAGTGGGCCCCACCCTGGTGCCGCGACCGCAGCGCATGTACCTGAAATTCGGATCCCCAATCGATACGAAACGGCCCGCGAACGCAAACGCCGAAGAGTGGGAAGCCACCGTCAAGATGCGCTCACAGACGGCACTGGAGGCGACACTGGCCGACCTTCTGGCGATACGGCGCAACGACCCGTTCCGCAACCTGAATCCGCTCGCCTGGAGAAGGGCCGTGCGCCCGGGGTGCACCACCTGA
- a CDS encoding TetR/AcrR family transcriptional regulator, whose protein sequence is MSTPAVGLPEQHSAKAARLLSAAGELLMGRGARGFTVADVAKRAHVGKGTVYLYWPTKEDLLIGLVGRGFLGLLDDLIGRIGDDPDLARPSRFCPMMLEVAVSQPLLAAMQRHDEDLLGVLADHPRSVALNDTLGPGAVIGAVLPVWRRHTLARNDWETNDQAFALHGLVTGIAMSVVNPAPRPQPADPLGVLGAAVTALLGPERASDKQLRSAAAEIIEFLRQGRDSALLLIGGAPTVD, encoded by the coding sequence GTGAGCACCCCGGCGGTCGGCCTGCCCGAGCAGCACTCGGCGAAAGCGGCCCGACTTCTGTCGGCGGCCGGCGAGTTGCTCATGGGAAGGGGCGCACGCGGTTTCACCGTTGCCGACGTCGCCAAACGCGCACACGTGGGGAAGGGCACCGTCTATCTGTACTGGCCGACCAAAGAGGATCTGCTCATCGGCCTGGTCGGACGTGGCTTCCTGGGACTGCTTGATGATCTGATCGGACGCATTGGCGACGATCCCGACCTTGCACGCCCATCCCGGTTCTGCCCGATGATGCTCGAGGTCGCGGTCAGCCAGCCACTGCTGGCCGCCATGCAGCGCCATGATGAAGATCTGCTCGGCGTCCTGGCCGACCATCCGCGCTCGGTGGCACTGAATGACACGCTCGGCCCCGGCGCGGTGATCGGTGCGGTGCTTCCGGTGTGGCGCCGTCACACGTTGGCCCGAAATGATTGGGAGACAAACGATCAGGCTTTTGCCCTGCACGGGCTGGTCACCGGGATCGCGATGTCCGTCGTCAACCCCGCGCCGCGGCCCCAGCCCGCCGACCCCCTCGGCGTCCTCGGTGCCGCGGTCACCGCGCTGCTCGGACCCGAGCGGGCCAGCGACAAGCAGTTGCGCTCGGCAGCGGCCGAGATCATCGAGTTCCTCAGGCAGGGCCGGGACAGCGCCCTGCTCTTGATCGGCGGAGCACCCACCGTCGACTGA
- a CDS encoding hemerythrin domain-containing protein, giving the protein MNNSARSAHSADNIGRPADPAPDLSGITLTHRAMVTDTRRLAELTTAVAQRRLPCGPPRAKALARYVALMCESIHHHHTMEDDVLWPVIEACAGDFIDLTELTEDHAALDPRLDRLRVQAAAFGRSADPELARPLAAGLTDLHQLLQAHIADEERELFPVIRRYVSVEDWEAIEKAARRSGRLSFEGPRILGVADDAERAMIAASVPGPLMLLLRFFSARHRRFERAVFG; this is encoded by the coding sequence ATGAACAATTCCGCACGATCAGCCCACTCCGCAGACAACATCGGTCGTCCCGCCGATCCGGCGCCCGACCTCAGCGGGATCACCCTGACCCACCGCGCCATGGTCACCGACACCCGGCGCCTCGCCGAGCTGACCACCGCCGTCGCCCAGCGCCGGCTGCCGTGCGGTCCCCCGCGTGCCAAGGCCTTGGCCCGCTATGTCGCGCTGATGTGTGAGTCGATCCACCATCACCACACCATGGAAGACGATGTGCTGTGGCCGGTGATCGAGGCCTGCGCGGGTGACTTCATCGACCTGACGGAGCTGACCGAGGATCATGCCGCGCTGGATCCGCGGTTGGACCGGCTGCGCGTCCAGGCCGCGGCCTTCGGGCGGTCCGCCGACCCGGAGCTGGCCCGGCCGCTGGCCGCCGGGCTGACCGATCTGCACCAGCTGCTCCAGGCGCACATCGCCGACGAGGAACGCGAACTGTTCCCGGTGATCCGCCGGTACGTCTCGGTCGAGGACTGGGAGGCGATCGAGAAGGCGGCCCGGCGCAGCGGGCGGTTGTCCTTCGAGGGGCCGCGCATCCTGGGAGTGGCCGATGATGCCGAGCGCGCGATGATCGCCGCCAGTGTGCCGGGCCCGCTGATGCTGCTGCTGCGTTTCTTCTCCGCCCGGCACCGCCGCTTCGAGCGCGCGGTATTCGGCTGA
- the pgm gene encoding phosphoglucomutase (alpha-D-glucose-1,6-bisphosphate-dependent) translates to MVANPRAGQPAQPEDLVDLAHLVTAYYTVQPDPDDVAQQVAFGTSGHRGSALDGAFNEAHIIATTQAIVEYRAAQGTTGPLFIGRDTHALSEPAWASALEVLAANDVVAMIDAADRYTPTPAVSHAILTFNRGRDTDLADGIVVTPSHNPPRDGGFKYNPPNGGPADTDATSVIAKRANEILRDGIRSVKRVPLSRALQVAQRHDYLNAYVADLPNVVDLHAIRAQGVRIGADPLGGASVDYWGAIAETHNLNLTVVNPLVDATWRFMTLDTDGKIRMDCSSPNAMASLIGKIGEYQIATGNDADSDRHGIVTPDGGLMNPNHYLAVAIDYLFTHRPGWPGTTAVGKTAVSSSIIDRVVGGLGRELVEVPVGFKWFVDGLIGGTIGFGGEESAGASFLRTDGSTWTTDKDGIILALLASEILAVTGSTPSQRYAELAAEYGAPTYARIDAPADRDQKARLAKLSPEQVSATELAGEKITAKLTSAPGNGAALGGLKVTTENAWFAARPSGTEDVYKIYAESFKGPEHLAEVQEAAKDVVNTVIG, encoded by the coding sequence ATGGTGGCCAATCCGCGAGCCGGTCAGCCGGCACAGCCCGAAGATCTCGTCGACCTCGCACATCTGGTCACCGCCTATTACACGGTGCAACCCGACCCCGATGACGTCGCGCAGCAGGTGGCGTTCGGGACGTCCGGGCACCGCGGCTCCGCGCTCGACGGGGCCTTCAACGAGGCGCACATCATTGCCACCACCCAGGCGATCGTGGAGTACCGCGCCGCGCAGGGCACCACGGGCCCGTTGTTCATCGGCCGCGACACCCACGCCCTGAGCGAGCCGGCCTGGGCGTCGGCGCTGGAGGTGCTGGCGGCCAATGACGTGGTGGCGATGATCGACGCCGCCGACCGCTACACCCCGACACCGGCGGTCAGCCACGCCATCCTCACCTTCAACCGGGGCCGCGACACCGACCTGGCCGACGGAATCGTGGTGACCCCGTCGCACAATCCGCCGCGCGACGGCGGCTTCAAGTACAACCCGCCCAACGGCGGCCCCGCCGACACCGACGCCACCAGTGTGATCGCCAAGCGGGCCAACGAGATCTTGCGCGACGGCATCCGCTCGGTGAAGCGGGTCCCGCTCTCGCGCGCCCTGCAGGTCGCCCAGCGCCACGACTACCTCAACGCCTACGTCGCGGATCTGCCCAACGTGGTTGATCTGCACGCCATCCGCGCGCAGGGGGTGCGCATCGGGGCGGATCCGCTCGGTGGCGCCAGCGTCGACTACTGGGGCGCCATCGCCGAGACCCACAATCTGAACCTCACCGTGGTCAACCCGCTGGTCGATGCGACGTGGCGGTTCATGACGCTGGACACCGACGGCAAGATCCGGATGGACTGCAGCTCGCCGAACGCGATGGCCTCGCTGATCGGCAAGATCGGCGAGTACCAGATCGCCACCGGCAACGACGCCGACTCCGACCGGCACGGCATCGTCACCCCCGACGGCGGGCTGATGAACCCCAACCACTACCTGGCGGTCGCCATCGACTACCTGTTCACCCACCGCCCGGGCTGGCCGGGTACCACCGCGGTCGGCAAGACCGCGGTGAGCAGTTCGATCATCGACCGGGTGGTCGGCGGGCTGGGCCGCGAGCTGGTCGAGGTGCCCGTCGGCTTCAAATGGTTCGTGGACGGGTTGATCGGCGGGACAATCGGTTTCGGTGGTGAGGAAAGCGCGGGCGCCTCCTTCCTGCGGACCGACGGCTCAACCTGGACCACCGACAAGGACGGCATCATCCTGGCGTTGCTGGCCTCGGAGATCCTCGCGGTCACCGGGTCCACCCCGTCGCAGCGCTACGCCGAACTCGCCGCCGAGTACGGGGCGCCCACCTACGCACGCATCGACGCCCCGGCCGACCGCGACCAGAAGGCCCGCCTGGCCAAGCTGTCACCCGAGCAGGTGAGCGCCACCGAACTGGCCGGGGAGAAGATCACCGCCAAGCTCACCAGCGCGCCCGGTAACGGGGCGGCCCTGGGCGGGCTGAAGGTCACCACCGAGAACGCCTGGTTTGCCGCCCGGCCCTCGGGCACCGAGGACGTGTACAAGATCTACGCGGAGTCCTTCAAGGGACCCGAGCATCTGGCGGAGGTGCAGGAGGCCGCCAAAGATGTGGTGAATACAGTCATCGGGTGA
- a CDS encoding MFS transporter: MSSTAEEDCPADAKRRLPREVWVLVAANIVVALGFGVVAPVLPQYARHFGVSIAAATFVITAFAVLRLIGAPPAGFLVQRLGERKVYISGLVIVALSTGACALAESYWQLLLFRSLGGLGSAMFTVSSLGLLIRISPADARGRVAGLFSSGFMIGSVGGPVLGSLTVGFGLSAPFLIYGAALLVAAAVVFVSLRHSTIAGRSDEDEAPPVPFRTVFAHRAYKAALISNFATGWASFGLRIALVPLFVVEVLGRGPGAAGLALTAFAVGNISVVIPSGYLSDKLGRRKLLIFGLTLAAVSTALVGYTTSLPVFLAAAYVAGAATGIFVSPQQAAVADVVGNKSRGGTAVATFQMMADVGSIGGSLLVGLIAQYFSFSWAFVISGAILLVAALAWVFAPETRGRPPAEHTPVRPLGPEAGGEVP; this comes from the coding sequence GTGAGCTCTACCGCGGAGGAAGACTGTCCGGCTGACGCCAAGCGGAGGCTGCCGCGCGAGGTCTGGGTCCTGGTCGCCGCCAATATCGTGGTGGCGCTGGGTTTCGGGGTGGTGGCGCCGGTGCTACCGCAGTACGCCCGGCACTTCGGGGTCAGTATTGCCGCCGCGACGTTTGTCATCACCGCCTTCGCCGTGCTGCGTCTGATCGGTGCACCGCCGGCCGGATTTCTGGTGCAGCGGCTCGGCGAGCGCAAGGTCTACATCAGCGGACTGGTCATCGTGGCGCTCTCGACCGGTGCCTGCGCACTGGCCGAAAGCTACTGGCAGCTGCTGTTGTTCCGGTCCCTCGGCGGTCTCGGTTCGGCGATGTTCACGGTGTCCTCGCTGGGCCTGCTGATCCGCATCTCGCCGGCCGATGCGCGGGGCCGGGTCGCCGGACTGTTCTCGTCGGGCTTCATGATCGGCTCGGTCGGCGGGCCGGTCCTGGGCAGCCTGACCGTGGGGTTCGGCCTGTCTGCGCCGTTCCTGATCTACGGCGCCGCGCTGCTGGTCGCCGCCGCCGTGGTGTTCGTCAGCCTGCGGCATTCCACCATCGCCGGCCGCTCGGACGAGGACGAGGCCCCGCCGGTGCCGTTCCGCACCGTGTTCGCGCATCGGGCCTACAAGGCGGCGCTGATCTCCAACTTCGCCACCGGGTGGGCATCGTTCGGGCTGCGGATCGCGCTGGTTCCGCTGTTCGTCGTGGAGGTGCTGGGTCGGGGCCCGGGTGCGGCCGGGCTGGCGCTGACGGCGTTCGCGGTGGGCAATATCTCGGTCGTCATCCCCAGCGGGTACCTGTCGGACAAGCTGGGGCGGCGCAAGCTGCTGATCTTCGGGTTGACGCTGGCAGCGGTGTCGACGGCGCTGGTGGGCTACACCACCTCGCTGCCGGTCTTCCTGGCCGCGGCCTATGTGGCCGGCGCGGCCACGGGGATCTTCGTCTCACCGCAGCAGGCCGCGGTCGCCGACGTGGTCGGCAACAAATCGCGCGGCGGCACCGCGGTGGCGACCTTCCAGATGATGGCCGACGTCGGCTCGATCGGCGGCTCGCTGCTGGTGGGGTTGATCGCGCAGTACTTCTCGTTCTCCTGGGCGTTCGTGATCAGCGGGGCGATCCTGCTGGTCGCCGCGCTGGCCTGGGTGTTCGCCCCCGAGACCAGGGGCCGGCCGCCCGCCGAGCACACCCCGGTCCGCCCGCTGGGCCCAGAGGCCGGCGGCGAGGTGCCCTGA